In one Oxyura jamaicensis isolate SHBP4307 breed ruddy duck chromosome 14, BPBGC_Ojam_1.0, whole genome shotgun sequence genomic region, the following are encoded:
- the TNRC6A gene encoding trinucleotide repeat-containing gene 6A protein isoform X3, translated as MRELEAKATKEVERKLSRDLVQEEEEQLMEERKKRKEDKKKKEAAQKKAIEQKIKVPEQTKTSVSQPQPVTSNGTSTVTSTNNNAKRATANNQQQQTLPRYPPREVPPRFRHQEQKQLLKRGQQLPVIAANLGSTPKVLNGQSGGSTVTNKQPVINGEVPNSSKKQPDLNHSGLGSHYENSHWGPVSSNSDSSTNWDKVIVDGSDKEAWPSITGSDPELTSECMDTDSASSSGSERNLVIMASGSTGGENDGIRNGIGHGSQNKFVVGSNSNNVGNGSINGPWGLSHGTIISTCQVSVDAPDSKSESSNNRMNAWGTINSSSNGGLNPSTLNSNGNHGAWPVLENNGHALKGSVGSGNSGTNIQCSTIGQISNSQSINSKVGGSAHGSWGSLQENCDSEVNGTRKVSFSGQPQNLNTEMNGPNNTTNFMTSSLPNSAGSVQINELPNNTGHGAWRVSTMNHSQIQASPVTNGTSISHLSNGEAKNGGSYGTTWGAYGSNYSGDKCSGPNSQANGDTVNATLMQSGISGPGSTNFQINGNKGGGVWEAGTVTSQNMPWGSGNGASAGGSRRGWGNPAQNTGTNISNGEWSKLPSNQHSNESVNGNARKFTNGWKSTEEDDLNSQSSAVSQITEQNSSWAKTGTGDSEGSTESTGCHEDRVTTEGQNRERRKVDQHALLQSIVNRTDLDPRVLSNSGWGQTPIKQNTAWDTETSPRGERKTDNGTEAWGGSVTQTSSSGGCVDRPSPNNNDTSSVSGWGDPKSATRWGDSKGSNSQGGWEEDSAATVMVKSNQSWGSGKEEKSSWNDTQKIKQGWVDGQKASQGWAVSASDGWGENSRGNHWGEAKKSSSGGSDSDRSVSGWNEPGKSNSVTWGGSNTNPNNSSGWDEPAKSNQNQGWGDPPKSSQPQGWGDSSKPVNSPEWNKQDVGSWGAPSATSKPPGSGWLGGPMPAPAKEEEPTGWEEPSPESIRRKMEIDDGTSAWGDPSKYNYKNVNMWNKNVPNSSSSSDQQAQVHQQLLSSSAMSSKESSSGSGWGEPSTPATTVDNGTSAWGKPMDTGTSWGEPISDAGGTSGWGNASLGQQASNKPGPKSMQDSWCGDDMPLTGSRQTSWEEEEDVEIGMWNSSSSQEANPSLNWPPYMKKMPTKGIMKGGNKQDETWINPFIKQFTNLSFSRESPEETIQSNKMDMSGGILQDKRMEMDKHGLNVGDYNRVVGKGPGSRPQISKESSMDRGPYFDKDGIVADESQNMQFMSNQNMKLPPSNSALPNQALGSLAGLGMQNLNSVRQNGNPSMFGVGNIAAQPRSMQQPPAQPLNSSQPNPRAQVPPPLLSPQVPVSLLKYAPNNGGLSPLFGPQQVAMLNQLSQLNQLSQISQLQRLLAQQQKAQNQRSMPSGGRQQQEQQGRSLSMQQQMMQQSRQLDPNLLMKQQTPPSQQQSLHQPTMKSFLENVIPHTTPELQKGPSPINSFSSFPIGFCPISTSEIPGMNSNLNVNMDMSSIKEPQSRLRKWTTVDSISVNTSLDQNSSKHGAISSGFRLEESPFVPYDFMNSSNSPASPPGSIGDGWPRAKSPNGSSSVNWPPEFRPGEPWKGYPNIDPETDPYVTPGSVINNLSINTVREVDHLRDRNSGSSSSLNTTLPSTSAWSSIRASNYNVSLSSTAQSTSVARNSDSKSTWSPGSVTNTSLAHELWKVPLPPKSITAPSRPPPGLTGQKPPLSTWDNSLRLGGGWGNSDARYTPGSSWGESSSGRITNWLVLKNLTPQIDGSTLRTLCMQHGPLITFHLNLPHGNALVRYSSKEEVVKAQKSLHMCVLGNTTILAEFASEEEISRFFAQGQSLTPSPGWQSLGSSQNRLGSIDGSHSFSNRNDLNHWNGAGLSGTSSGDLHGTSLWGSPNYSTSLWGTPSSNDTRGISSPSPINAFLSVDHLGGGGESM; from the exons TGCCAGAACAAACAAAGACAAGTGTAAGCCAGCCTCAGCCTGTCACCTCTAACGGCACTTCCACGGTAACCAGCACTAATAATAATGCCAAGCGGGCCACAGCCAAcaatcagcagcagcagaccttGCCTCGATACCCTCCTCGTGAAGTACCACCGCGATTTCGACACCAGGAACAGAAACAGCTTCTGAAACGAGGTCAGCAGTTACCAGTTATAGCTGCAAACCTGGGATCTACTCCTAAAGTATTAAACGGCCAGTCAGGAGGCAGCACTGTCACAAATAAACAGCCAGTGATCAACGGAGAAGTGCCgaacagcagcaaaaaacagccag ATCTGAACCACAGTGGTCTAGGATCCCATTATGAAAATTCTCACTGGGGACCAGTCTCTTCAAACAGTGACTCCAGCACAAACTGGGATAAAGTTATTGTAGACGGCTCTGACAAAGAAGCATGGCCATCAATCACTGGCAGTGACCCAGAGCTGACATCAGAATGTATGGACACTGACTCTGCCTCTAGCTCTGGGTCAGAGAGAAACCTCGTTATAATGGCTTCAGGGAGCACAGGTGGTGAAAATGATGGCATTCGAAATGGCATTGGACATGGTTCTCAAAATAAGTTTGTGGTTGGTAGCAACAGCAATAATGTGGGCAATGGAAGTATTAATGGACCATGGGGTTTATCCCATGGGACCATAATAAGCACATGTCAAGTTTCTGTGGATGCTCCTGACAGCAAATCTGAAAGTAGCAACAATAGAATGAATGCTTGGGGCACCATAAACTCTTCATCAAATGGAGGGTTAAATCCAAGCACTTTGAATTCAAATGGCAACCATGGTGCCTGGCCTGTATTGGAGAACAATGGACATGCCCTGAAAGGGTCTGTAGGGAGTGGTAATTCTGGCACAAATATTCAGTGCAGTACCATAGGTCAGATATCTAACAGTCAGAGTATTAACTCTAAAGTGGGTGGTTCAGCCCATGGTTCCTGGGGAAGCCTTCAGGAAAATTGTGATTCTGAAGTAAATGGTACAAGGAAGGTTTCATTCAGTGGGCAACCTCAAAACCTTAACACTGAAATGAATGGACCAAATAACACTACTAACTTTATGACCTCTAGTTTACCAAACTCTGCTGGTTCAGTGCAGATTAACGAACTGCCTAATAATACAGGGCATGGGGCCTGGCGTGTGAGCACAATGAATCATTCTCAGATTCAGGCCTCTCCAGTTACAAATGGCACTTCCATTTCTCACCTTAGCAATGGTGAGGCGAAAAATGGTGGATCTTATGGTACTACATGGGGTGCCTATGGTTCTAATTACTCTGGAGACAAATGTTCAGGCCCGAACAGCCAAGCTAATGGTGACACTGTGAATGCAACTCTAATGCAGTCGGGCATTAGTGGGCCTGGCAGCACTAACTTTCAAATCAATGGGAATAAAGGAGGAGGGGTGTGGGAAGCAGGGACAGTCACCTCCCAGAATATGCCATGGGGAAGTGGAAATGGTGCAAGTGCTGGCGGAAGTAGAAGAGGATGGGGCAACCCTGCACAAAACACTGGCACTAACATTTCAAATGGTGAATGGAGTAAACTGCCTAGTAATCAGCATTCCAATGAAAGTGTAAATGGAAATGCCAGGAAGTTTACAAACGGATGGAAATCTACTGAAGAGGATGACCTTAACAGCCAGAGTTCTGCTGTGTCTCAGATAACTGAGCAGAACAGCTCATGGGCCAAAACAGGTACGGGGGACAGTGAAGGTAGTACAGAGAGCACTGGATGCCATGAAGATAGAGTTACTACAGAAGGACAGAATCgagagagaagaaaagttgACCAGCATGCATTACTCCAAAGCATAGTGAACAGAACTGACTTAGATCCGCGTGTCCTTTCCAACTCTGGTTGGGGACAGACTCCAATCAAACAGAACACTGCCTGGGATACCGAAACATCACCAAgaggtgaaagaaaaactgacaaTGGGACAGAGGCCTGGGGAGGCTCTGTGACACAGACTTCCAGCTCAGGGGGGTGTGTGGATAGACCTAGCCCTAATAATAATGATACCTCATCTGTATCAGGGTGGGGAGATCCAAAGTCTGCTACAAGGTGGGGAGACTCCAAAGGGTCAAATAGCCAaggggggtgggaagaggaTTCTGCTGCTACAGTAATGGTCAAGAGCAATCAATCATGGGGAAgtggcaaagaagaaaagtcatCTTGGAATGACACACAGAAGATCAAACAGGGATGGGTCGATGGGCAAAAGGCCAGCCAGGGTTGGGCAGTTTCTGCCAGTGATGGCTGGGGTGAAAATTCAAGAGGTAACCATTGGGGTGAGGCTAAGAAATCTAGTTCAGGAGGTAGCGACAGTGACAGATCAGTATCTGGCTGGAATGAGCCAGGTAAATCAAATTCTGTTACTTGGGGAGGTAGTAATACAAACCCGAATAATTCTTCAGGATGGGATGAGCCTGCAAAGTCTAATCAGAACCAGGGCTGGGGAGACCCTCCTAAATCCAGTCAGCCTCAAGGTTGGGGGGATTCCTCAAAGCCAGTCAACTCTCCGGAATGGAACAAACAAGATGTTGGATCTTGGGGAGCACCATCTGCCACCAGTAAACCACCGGGGTCAGGCTGGCTGGGTGGACCGATGCCAGCCCCAGCAAAGGAGGAGGAACCCACTGGCTGGGAGGAGCCGTCCCCTGAATCAATACGCCGCAAAATGGAAATTGATGATGGAACTTCTGCTTGGGGTGATCCAAGCAAATACAACTACAAAAATGTGAATATGTGGAATAAAAATGTCCCAAACAGTAGCAGCAGTTCAGACCAGCAAGCACAGGTACATCAGCAGCTACTGTCTTCAAGTGCCATGTCTAGCAAGGAGAGCAGTTCGGGTTCTG GTTGGGGAGAGCCTTCTACTCCAGCCACTACTGTAGATAATGGAACTTCAGCGTGGGGTAAGCCCATGGATACTGGTACTAGCTGGGGAGAACCCATCAGCGATGCAGGAGGCACCTCTGGCTGGGGAAACGCTTCTCTTGGTCAACAGGCTTCAAATAAACCTG GGCCTAAATCTATGCAAGATAGTTGGTGTGGAGATGATATGCCATTGACTGGCAGTCGTCAGACCAgctgggaggaagaagaggatgtAGAGATTGGAATGTGGAACAGCAGTTCTTCACAAGAAGCTAACCCATCTTTAAATTGGCCAccatatatgaaaaaaatgcccACAAAG gGAATAATGAAAGGTGGAAATAAGCAAGATGAAACATGGATCAATCCATTCATTAAGCAATTCACAAATCTTAGCTTTTCA AGAGAATCACCAGAAGAAACCATACAGAGCAATAAGATGGACATGTCTGGAG GGATATTGCAAGATAAGAGAATGGAGATGGATAAGCATGGCCTCAATGTTGGAGATTACAATCGTGTGGTTGGAAAAGGCCCTGGTTCTCGTCCTCAGATTTCCAAAGAGTCTTCCATGGATCGCGGTCCTTACTTTGATAAG GATGGCATTGTAGCAGACGAGTCCCAAAACATGCAGTTTATGTCCAATCAAAACATGAAGCTTCCCCCTTCAAATAGTGCACTACCTAACCAAGCCCTTGGCTCCCTAGCAGGGCTGGGTATGCAAAACTTGAATTCTGTTAGACAG AATGGCAATCCCAGTATGTTTGGTGTTGGTAATAtagcagcacagcccaggagcatgcagcagcctccagcacaaCCTCTTAATTCATCTCAGCCTAATCCACGTGCTCAAGTGCCTCCTCCATTACTATCCCCTCAG GTTCCAGTATCATTACTGAAGTATGCACCAAACAACGGTGGCCTGAGCCCACTTTTTGGCCCACAACAGGTAGCCATGTTGAATCAACTGTCCCAGTTAAACCAGCTTTCTCAGATCTCCCAGTTACAG CGGTTGTTGGCTCAGCAGCAAAAAGCGCAGAATCAAAGAAGCATGCCTTCTGGTGGTCGTcaacagcaggagcagcag ggtCGATCTCTTAGTATGCAGCAACAGATGATGCAACAGTCCCGTCAGCTTGATCCAAACCTGTTAATGAAGCAGCAAACTCCGCCGTCTCAACAGCAGTCACTCCATCAACCCACCATGAAATCTTTCCTTGAGAATGTCATACCCCATACTACTCCTGAGCTACAGAAAGGGCCATCACCAATAAATTCATTCAGCAGCTTCCCTATAG GCTTCTGTCCAATTTCTACTTCAGAAATTCCAG GAATGAACTCAAACTTGAATGTAAACATGGATATGAGCAGTATTAAAGAGCCACAATCTCGCCTGAGGAAATGGACTACAGTagacagcatttctgtgaacACATCATTAGATCAAAACTCCAGCAAACATG gtGCTATTTCAAGTGGTTTTAGGCTGGAAGAGTCTCCATTTGTTCCATATGACTTTATGAACAGCAGTAATTCACCAGCCAGTCCTCCTGGATCTATTGGGGATGGCTGGCCCCGTGCCAAATCGCCTAATGGCTCTAGCAGTGTTAACTGGCCACCAG AATTTCGTCCTGGTGAGCCATGGAAAGGTTATCCAAACATCGACCCTGAAACTGACCCTTACGTCACTCCTGGCAGTGTCATAAACAATCTTTCAATTAATACTGTGCGGGAAGTTGACCACCTCAGGGACAGGAACAGTG GGTCATCCTCATCTTTGAACACCACGCTGCCTTCAACTAGTGCCTGGTCATCCATTCGTGCCTCCAACTACAATGTTTCCCTCAGCAGTACAGCACAAAGCACTTCAG TAGCCAGAAACAGTGATTCCAAATCAACATGGTCTCCTGGATCAGTCACTAACACCTCTCTGGCTCATGAGCTGTGGAAGGTCCCTTTGCCACCTAAAAGCATCACTGCTCCGTCCCGCCCACCTCCAGGGCTAACAGGCCAGAAACCACCTTTGTCCACTTGGGATAATTCCCTTCGTTTGGGTGGAGGATGGGGAAATTCTGATGCCAGATATACCCCTG gTTCAAGCTGGGGTGAGAGCAGCTCAGGGAGAATAACAAATTGGCTTGTTCTAAAAAACCTTACACCTCAG ATTGATGGCTCTACCCTGCGTACTCTGTGCATGCAGCACGGTCCACTAATAACATTCCACCTTAACCTCCCACATGGTAATGCTTTGGTCCGTTACAGTTCAAAAGAAGAGGTAGTGAAGGCACAAAAATCTCTGCACAT GTGTGTATTAGGGAACACTACTATTCTTGCTGAGTTTGCCAGTGAAGAGGAGATTAGTCGCTTCTTTGCACAAGGCCAGTCTCTGACTCCGTCTCCTGGCTGGCAGTCTCTTGGATCCAGCCAGAACCGACTTGGATCCATTGACGGTTCCCATTCGTTCTCAAACCGTAATGATCTAAATCACTGGAATGGTGCTGGGCTGTCGGGAACTAGCAGTGGAGACCTTCATGGCACTTCACTATGGGGGAGCCCCAACTATTCCACGAGCCTGTGGGGCACCCCAAGCAGCAATGACACCAGGGGAATTAGCAGCCCATCCCCCATCAACGCTTTCCTTTCTGTTGACCACCTAGGTGGAGGTGGAGAGTCCATGTaa